A single window of Nitrospirota bacterium DNA harbors:
- the rsmD gene encoding 16S rRNA (guanine(966)-N(2))-methyltransferase RsmD — MGKVKIIGGEFKGRTLKVAVCKTLRPTSAKVRESLFNIIRDITSGCRFLDLYAGTGAVGLEALSRGAERIVFVDKSAKAIEAIVSIPDFKMSGSCAAFVGDAKSVLKKLENLNETFNCIYIDPPYYSNEIENILPVIASSKVLTADSYVILEHPSKKTLPHTVGNLITKKQYTYGDVSLTLYEFFQD; from the coding sequence ATGGGTAAAGTTAAGATAATTGGTGGTGAGTTTAAAGGGAGGACTCTTAAAGTTGCAGTGTGTAAGACACTAAGACCAACCTCTGCAAAAGTGCGTGAATCGCTTTTCAATATCATAAGAGACATCACATCGGGTTGCCGATTCCTTGATCTCTATGCCGGCACCGGAGCAGTGGGGCTTGAGGCTCTAAGCAGAGGTGCTGAGCGAATTGTCTTTGTTGATAAGAGCGCAAAGGCTATTGAGGCAATTGTCAGTATTCCGGATTTTAAAATGAGTGGCTCATGTGCGGCTTTTGTGGGGGATGCCAAAAGTGTCTTAAAAAAACTGGAAAATTTAAACGAAACCTTTAACTGTATCTACATAGACCCGCCATATTATTCAAATGAAATTGAAAACATTCTGCCTGTCATCGCCTCATCTAAAGTGCTGACTGCGGATTCTTATGTGATACTTGAACATCCGTCAAAAAAAACATTGCCTCATACAGTTGGAAACCTTATCACTAAAAAGCAATATACATACGGTGATGTTTCATTAACCTTGTATGAATTTTTTCAGGACTAA